The Fusarium falciforme chromosome 7, complete sequence genome window below encodes:
- a CDS encoding HET domain-containing protein, which yields MEAQPTHVHQPLPPLLALGPKPYYTRILTLFPGEIDAPLFCTLQIIDLNHPPFPFEALSYVWGKAKSSEHLFCDDGHLKITVNLDKALRHLRLSSMSRRLLVDAICIDQTDLAERARQVQYMRLVYKRASRVIVWLGGKQDWTETAITFAKELVSLRADFIENLGLPSGGEGAPAGDPAQTEQGRRSDAFSLLSNVYKSNQEGAEALSKLFGCEYFTRVWCIQEVVASSYSIVKLADLEIDMKDLLSLLYFVLDHRGLDLKPTPLQLWRIVYEMPLLYEQLKYSHPEGSIGTMLVVLTSIRDFGATDPRDRIFATLGITDEGLEPIYSITESNWLADVARKGYSWISRRINSISPALEPTRHPALIPNYNKSMREVYQEFTRYCIWKPPRLLTVLGHVQHHEDPETALDFPSWVPRFDQCRIVSKFISELSDAGVPTKLQMYIAETHDNPFHPSSPFSNPIKEPDILQLNGFQVDTICAATDVFMQEADGTFSPASLWSQLFPHPLFPREPGQVDQYQFSKMATDVAFLQTLCAGGMLSACSQLINSSSRPGKTRQSRLEQSRRLAAQAILRWLRERPEVDCDAYPDLGPPPIDEFHVSPMERYQYQAVSLCANRKVYRTATGILGLGPKFLKPGDCIVVLFGGSFPIVLRPRGRNWILIGETYLHHDEVCLGQLATRAKSRKSQVNVTRFRIR from the exons ATGGAGGCCCAACCGACACACGTTCATCAACCACTGCCACCGCTTCTCGCGCTTGGCccaaaaccttattatactcgGATTTTAACCTTGTTTCCTGGCGAAATTGATGCTCCTCTATTCTGCACACTGCAAATCATTGACCTGAATCATCCTCCCTTTCCATTCGAGGCACTATCCTACGTCTGGGGTAAAGCAAAATCATCTGAGCATCTCTTCTGCGATGATGGCCATCTCAAGATCACTGTGAATCTGGACAAGGCTTTGAGACATCTCCGGCTGAGCAGTATGAGTCGAAGGCTGTTGGTTGATGCTATCTGCATCGATCAAACAGATCTTGCAGAACGAGCCCGCCAGGTTCAGTACATGCGACTTGTCTACAAACGCGCTTCCCGAGTCATTGTTTGGCTTGGTGGAAAGCAGGACTGGACCGAGACAGCCATCACCTTTGCAAAAGAGCTGGTCAGCTTGAGGGCTGATTTCATTGAGAATCTTGGCCTGCCAAGCGGCGGAGAAGGGGCTCCGGCTGGGGATCCAGCCCAGACAGAGCAGGGCAGAAGATCCGATGCATTCTCACTATTATCCAATGTCTACAAGAGCAACCAAGAAGGGGCCGAAGCTCTATCAAAGTTGTTTGGGTGTGAGTACTTTACCCGAGTCTG GTGTATACAGGAGGTGGTGGCTTCAAGCTATAGCATCGTCAAGTTGGCAGATCTGGAGATCGACATGAAAGACCTTTTGTCGCTGCTCTACTTTGTTCTTGATCATCGAGGCTTGGATCTTAAGCCGACCCCTTTACAACTATGGCGAATAGTTTACGAAATGCCCCTTCTCTACGAACAGCTCAAATACTCACATCCTGAGGGCTCTATCGGGACCATGTTGGTTGTGTTGACTTCCATCAGGGACTTTGGAGCAACAGATCCCAGAGACCGCATCTTCGCCACTCTTGGTATCACGGACGAGGGCTTGGAACCGATCTACAGCATCACCGAAAGCAACTGGTTGGCTGATGTTGCTCGCAAGGGTTATTCCTGGATTTCACGTCGAATCAATTCGATCTCTCCAGCGCTAGAGCCAACTCGACACCCTGCATTGATCCCAAACTACAACAAGAGCATGCGAGAAGTCTATCAAGAGTTCACCCGCTATTGCATCTGGAAACCCCCACGACTTCTCACCGTCCTCGGACATGTCCAGCATCACGAGGACCCAGAAACTGCTCTGGACTTTCCCAGTTGGGTGCCAAGATTTGATCAATGCAGAATCGTTTCCAAATTCATTTCGGAGTTGTCCGACGCAGGCGTGCCCACCAAACTCCAAATGTACATCGCCGAGACTCACGACAATCCCTTCCATCCCTCAAGTCCATTCAGTAACCCAATCAAAGAACCTGACATTCTTCAACTGAATGGTTTCCAGGTCGACACAATATGCGCTGCAACAGACGTATTCATGCAAGAGGCAGACGGAACCTTTTCCCCCGCCTCGCTTTGGAGCCAGCTGTTCCCTCACCCATTGTTCCCAAGAGAGCCGGGGCAAGTAGATCAATACCAGTTCAGCAAAATGGCAACTGATGTTGCCTTTCTCCAAACTTTGTGTGCTGGAGGGATGCTGTCGGCATGTTCTCAACTAATCAACTCGTCAAGTCGGCCTGGCAAGACTCGACAGTCCCGCTTGGAACAGTCACGAAGGCTAGCAGCGCAGGCGATCCTCAGGTGGCTTCGAGAAAGACCAGAGGTCGACTGTGATGCTTATCCCGATCTTGGACCACCGCCAATAGATGAGTTTCACGTGAGCCCGATGGAGAGATACCAGTACCAAGCTGTCAGTTTATGCGCCAACAGGAAGGTCTATCGGACAGCGACTGGTATTCTGGGATTGGGGCCAAAGTTCTTGAAACCAGGAGATTGCATCGTGGTGTTGTTTGGAGGATCCTTTCCTATTGTCCTTCGCCCGCGGGGCCGTAACTGGATCTTGATTGGTGAGACGTATCTGCATCATGATGAGGTTTGTCTTGGGCAGTTGGCGACAAGGGCCAAGAGTAGGAAGAGTCAAGTCAACGTGACGAGGTTTAGGATCCGGTAG
- a CDS encoding HET domain-containing protein, with protein sequence MDSATLDTRCKKCQELSKAVNQEPFDRAFSHYNTFKELEASAAAGCPLCQLLRRVLLFSARDIEELHLGTQVEVTPLGSKSPRPENLWVVIGDSEDGSFGGLIYPPKYNSTEPIRQFKPQDRETDLEHLVRERIQPWIKTCCRDHALCNLPHGQTSPSTHMEKPPLPNRVIDVGVKGASPRLYVPKLEQGSTVFSDYLILSYRWGKGNLTARTTRHNFDQRRAKINLQELSQTILDAIDVTRAMGQRYLFVDAICIIQHNQGEDATDWLAEAPLMGRYYQNALCTIAATGAYDSDDGFLTERPGELYHVSPVLLARYNDSDQPAQEIYADPSNPLWQANVTNTPLYDRGWTLQERSLSNRIIHFGRDAVFWECVELQASECFPKGVPQNKPVTSDNRSHQQLLRSEDTSREQALGEYWFQLVREYSSMDFTYFDDRLVAIQGVADRTKLFFPDTYFCGHFMSQFIFSLAWHGTGSICTELERSKMGPSWSWASSKMSRVGFAHLDNPRLKGEAKLLSVQDSLRSPPGSLQPKREVVLSTLVRSLQLLLMRDDGEGLNIASGVAVDVQGREISARIFFDDPASMPQDLEPTFEIAQVVYEIPRTGYISRGCLILSPATGEVGREGVFERIGWLELMEPLGLPTWKRKNITIV encoded by the exons ATGGATAGCGCTACACTTGACACCCGATGCAAGAAATGCCAGGAGTTATCCAAGGCAGTCAACCAAGAGCCATTTGACCGTGCATTCTCTCATTacaatacctttaaggagtTGGAGGCCTCAGCTGCCGCTGGATGTCCGCTATGTCAGCTACTGCGTCGCGTCCTATTGTTCAGCGCTCGGGACATTGAGGAACTCCACCTCGGCACTCAGGTCGAGGTGACACCCCTGGGTTCCAAAAGTCCAAGACCTGAGAATTTGTGGGTCGTGATCGGGGACTCGGAGGATGGCAGTTTTGGGGGATTAATCTACCCACCAAAGTACAACAGCACTGAGCCTATCAGGC AGTTCAAGCCCCAAGATAGAGAAACAGACCTTGAACACCTTGTTCGAGAGCGCATCCAGCCTTGGATCAAAACATGTTGCCGAGACCATGCCTTGTGCAATCTTCCGCATGGTCAAACCAGTCCCAGCACGCACATGGAAAAGCCTCCGCTGCCCAATAGAGTCATTGACGTGGGGGTAAAAGGAGCTTCACCTCGACTCTATGTACCGAAACTCGAGCAAGGATCAACTGTCTTCTCCGATTATCTCATCCTCAGCTATCGCTGGGGCAAAGGAAACCTCACTGCCCGCACGACAAGACACAACTTTGATCAGAGACGAGCCAAGATAAACCTCCAAGAACTCTCCCAGACCATACTTGATGCCATTGACGTCACTCGAGCCATGGGTCAACGCTACCTCTTTGTCGATGCCATATGCATCATCCAGCACAACCAGGGAGAAGACGCCACTGACTGGCTCGCAGAAGCCCCATTAATGGGCAGATACTATCAGAACGCCCTGTGCACCATTGCCGCTACTGGGGCGTACGATAGTGACGATGGCTTCCTCACTGAGAGACCAGGCGAGCTCTATCACGTCTCACCCGTACTACTCGCGCGATACAATGATTCGGACCAGCCGGCCCAAGAAATTTACGCCGACCCTTCCAACCCTCTCTGGCAGGCCAATGTTACGAATACTCCTCTGTATGATCGGGGCTGGACTCTCCAAGAGCGCTCCTTGTCAAACAGAATAATTCATTTCGGTCGTGATGCAGTATTTTGGGAATGTGTCGAGTTGCAGGCGTCTGAATGTTTTCCTAAGGGCGTACCACAGAACAAGCCCGTTACATCTGACAATCGTTCTCACCAGCAACTTCTCCGCTCCGAAGACACTTCGAGAGAGCAAGCACTTGGAGAGTATTGGTTCCAGCTCGTAAGGGAGTACTCATCCATGGACTTTACCTACTTTGATGATAGGTTGGTCGCGATTCAAGGAGTCGCAGATAGGACTAAGCTGTTTTTCCCTGACACATACTTTTGCGGCCACTTTATGTCTCAGTTTATTTTCAGCCTGGCCTGGCATGGAACTGGAAGCATCTGTACTGAGCTTGAGAGAAGTAAGATGGGGCCATCCTGGTCCTGGGCGTCGTCAAAGATGAGTAGGGTCGGCTTTGCACATCTTGACAATCCTAGATTAAAGGGAGAAGCAAAGCTATTGAGTGTGCAAGACTCTCTTCGTTCACCTCCAGGATCTCTTCAACCAAAGAGAGAAGTTGTGCTGAGCACCCTTGTTCGATCCCTGCAGCTATTGCTCATGCGGGACGATGGTGAGGGCCTGAATATAGCCTCCGGTGTTGCAGTGGACGTTCAAGGACGTGAAATTAGTGCAAGAATCTTCTTTGACGATCCTGCCAGCATGCCACAAGATCTAGAGCCGACGTTTGAGATCGCCCAGGTTGTATACGAGATTCCCCGCACTGGTTATATCAGTCGCGGATGCTTAATCTTGTCACCAGCGACAGGTGAGGTGGGAAGGGAAGGCGTCTTCGAACGTATTGGGTGGTTGGAGCTTATGGAGCCCCTAGGACTGCCTACGTGGAAGAGAAAGAATATCACAATTGTCTAA